The proteins below are encoded in one region of Rana temporaria chromosome 2, aRanTem1.1, whole genome shotgun sequence:
- the LOC120928192 gene encoding odorant receptor 131-2-like, with translation MTNISDLQRNTTQVVGLSNFEIVRLILLSITLTNFVIFSYFMAIMLSVGFTNAIARQEVRYILFTHMLFNDSVYLFFSMFLFLTSYFSTKYPAPFCYIFIIVSSTSLKITPYNLAIMSLERYIAICFPLRHSEICTLQRMGIAIAITWAIGILPNVADVFVLTLTVEKTFFARIVICSRSSFIVASVQDTIRLVSHASTFSLVGLIIILTYIKIMLVAFKVDSRKSSASKAGRTVMLHAIQLLLCMMAYSYSIVETIFKDYINLLPIINFCFFMCLPRFLSPFIYGIRDELFRKQIKKFTVCYLKKKP, from the coding sequence ATGACAAACATCTCGGATCTCCAGAGAAATACAACCCAAGTAGTCGGTCTAAGCAATTTTGAGATAGTGAGGTTGATCTTACTCAGCATAACACTTACAAATTTCGTAATCTTCTCCTATTTCATGGCAATTATGCTAAGTGTCGGCTTCACCAACGCCATTGCCCGCCAAGAAGTCCGCTACATCTTGTTTACGCACATGCTTTTCAATGACTCGGTCTATCTCTTCTTTAGCATGTTCTTGTTCTTAACTTCCTATTTTTCCACCAAGTACCCTGCACCTTTCTGCTATATATTTATCATCGTGAGCTCCACTTCTCTGAAGATCACTCCCTACAACCTGGCCATCATGTCTTTGGAGCGCTATATCGCCATATGTTTTCCGTTAAGACACAGCGAGATctgcactttacaaagaatgggtATCGCTATTGCAATTACTTGGGCCATTGGAATCTTACCTAATGTTGCAGATGTTTTTGTTTTGACTTTGACCGTcgagaaaacattttttgctagGATTGTAATTTGCAGTCGCTCTTCCTTCATTGTCGCATCGGTCCAGGATACCATAAGACTTGTAAGCCACGCCTCAACGTTTTCTTTGGTGGGGCTCATAATCATCCTCACATACATCAAGATCATGTTGGTGGCTTTCAAGGTTGACTCAAGAAAGTCGTCTGCCTCTAAAGCTGGAAGAACGGTCATGCTCCACGCCATTCAGCTCCTGCTGTGTATGATGGCTTACAGCTACAGCATCGTTGAGACCATTTTTAAAGATTATATCAATTTACTCCCCATcatcaacttttgttttttcatgtgctTGCCGAGGTTCCTCAGCCCTTTCATTTatgggattagggatgagctctttCGTAAACAGATTAAAAAATTTACTgtgtgctatttaaaaaaaaaaccatag